One window from the genome of Nicotiana tomentosiformis chromosome 5, ASM39032v3, whole genome shotgun sequence encodes:
- the LOC138892446 gene encoding uncharacterized protein has product MDTDAEAPTLEYVPIVNAFPEVFPDELPGILPDREIDFGVDVMPGTQPISIPPYRMALTKLKELNEQLKVHVDIFMDHKSIQYIFKQKELNLRQRRWLELLKDYNINIMYHLGKANVVADALSRKSMDSLAHLEAYHLVWEFVLRILVNEE; this is encoded by the exons atggacaccgatgctgaggcacccaCACTTGAGTATGTGCCTATTGTGAATGCATTTCcggaggtctttccggatgagctccctgggatcctcccagatagggagattgattttggggttgatgtgatgccaggcacgcagcctatatctatcccaccctacagaatggcactgaCAAAATTGAAGGAACTGAACGAGCAGCTGAA ggtccatgtggatatattcatggaccataagagtattcaatatattttcaaacagaaggaattaaatctgaggcagagaaggtggcttgagttactcaaggattacaacATCAATATTATgtatcatctggggaaggctaatgttgtagcggatgctcttagccggaaatctatggatagtttggctcacttggaagcATATCacctagtttgggagttcgtcttacggattCTAGTGAACgaggagtga
- the LOC138892445 gene encoding uncharacterized protein, with translation MAPFEALYGRRCRSPIGWFEIGEALLIGHELVHQAMEKVKIIRERLKTPQSHQRSYSDVRRRDLEFKEDDWVFLKVSPMNGVMRLGKKGKLSLRYVGPYIIIQRIVHVAYMLELPPEMSLVHPVVHVSMLKKVIGDPSLIVPVETIDVNEELTYEKIPFAIIHRQV, from the coding sequence atggcaccgttcgaggctttatatggtaggagatgtagatctcccattggatggttcgagattggggaagcattATTAATAGGACATGAGCTCGTACATcaagctatggagaaggttaagatcattagaGAACGGTTGAAAACTCCTCAGAGTCATCAAaggtcctattcggatgtgcgtcgcagggatttagagttcaaagaagatgattgggtattcttgaaggtttcccctatgaatGGTGTAATGCGGTtgggtaagaaagggaaattgagtctgaggtatgtcggaccatacataATTATTCAGAGGATTGTCCACGTGGCTTACatgctagaactacctccagagatgtctttagtgcacccggtggttcatgtatccatgttgaagaaggtgattggagatccgtcgcttattgttccggttgagactattgatgTTAATGAAGAACTGACGTATGAAAAAATTCCATTTGCCATTATTCATaggcaagtttga